The DNA sequence AGAGCGGCGCCTACCGGGACGCCAGCATGGCCATGTGTGCCCTGGTCGCCGCCGCCGACGGGAATGTCGACCCGGCCGAGCGCCAGCATGTGGAGTCGCTGATCCTGAACAACGACGTCCTGCAGAACTTCCCGTCCGAGCAGCTGCGGCAGCGCTTCAACAAGCACGTCGACCAGCTGTCCTTCAACTTCCAGCAGGGCAAGACCGAGGCCCTGCAGGAGATCGCCAAGGCCGCGAAGAAGCCGACGGAGGCCCGGGCGGTCGTCCAGACCGGGTTCGTCGTGGCGGGCGCCGACGGCTACATCGCACCGGCGGAGGAGCAGGTCCTGCGCGAGGCCTGCGCGACGCTCAACCTGTCCCCCCAGGAATTCGGCCTCTGACGCCACGTCCCACCACTGCCCCGCTATGTTGCGCCCATGACATACGCGGGGAATGTGGAGAACGAGGTCCGGCGGATCAGGCCCCAGCAGTTCCATGAGACCACCGGCCTGGAGGACTGGCGCGTCCTGGGCGAGGGGGCGTGCGCGCACTTCCGTACCGGGTCGTTCGCGGCGGGCGTCCAACTGGTGCAGGCCATCGGTGAGTTGGCGGCTGCAGGGGACGGCGTTCCGGACGTCGACGTGCGGGCCGACGCCGTCGACGTCCGGGTCGTCACGCTCACCGACGAGTACTTCGGACTGACCGAGCGGGACGTCGAGCTGGCCCGGGAGATCTCGGCCGTGGCGCGGCGGCTGGGCATCCCGGCCGACCCGTCGGCCGTGCAGACCGTCCAGGTCACCGTGGACGCCCTGGACGGGCCCGCGGTCGTGGCGTTCTGGCGTGCGCTGCTCGGCTACGAGGACCGCGCCGGCAGTCCGGAGGACCTGGTCGACCCGAGGCGCCGCGGAGCACCCTTCTACTTCCAGGAGCTGGACGCCCCCCGCCCCCAGCGCAACACCCTGCACGTCGACGTCTGGGTACCCCACGACCGGGCCGAGGCCCGGGTCGAGGCGGCGATCGCAGCGGGCGGACGGCTGGTCGACGACACCCACGCCCCCTCGCTCTGGATACTGGCCGACCCCGAGGGCAACGAGGCGTGCGTGGGCGTGGCCGGGCCGCCGGCTATGCGTGGTGCGGAGGATGAGGCGGCGGGGGCGGCATAGTCGTCAGGTCGGGGGCCGGCTCCGGCCAGACCAGCAGTAGCGGGCACGGGGCGTGGTCGACGACGAAGCGGCTCGCGGGGCCGAGGCTGTGGGGGCCCAGGGTGGCGCGGTCGCCGTCCCGGGCCAGGACGAGCAGTTCGGCGCCCTCCGTAGCGGCGACGACCTCGCGCTCGACGCGGCCGGAGCGCTCGACGCGCGTGCAGGGGCGGTCGAGACGCTCGGCGGCCGCCTGGAGGAGGCTCTCGGCGGAGGCGGCGGCGAGGTGCTCGACGCGGGTGCCGGGGTCGCGCTCGGGGCGGCCCCGGCCGAGCAGTCCTGCGAACGCGCCGTGCGCGGCGTCCGCGACCTCGTGCCCGGTGACGTGCAGCAGGACGACCTCGGCATCCTCGGGCGCGTGCCGGCGCGCGGCGTCCACACAGGCGGGCCAGGTGCCCTCGACGATCCAGACGACCACCGTCATGGGATCAGCCTCCTCCGATCACGGCCAGTGAGGCCCACAGTGCCAGCACCGCGGCGAGGAGGCTCGCCGGTACGGCGTACAGACCGAGCCGGGTGAACTCCCCCAGCTCCACCTCCGCGTCATGCGCGTGGACGATACGCCGCCACAGCAGGGTGGCGAGCGAACCGGCGTAGGTGAGGTTGGGGCCGATGTTCACCCCGAGCAGCACCGCGAGGACCGCGCCGGGGCCGGAGCCGGCGGCCAGTGGCAGCAGGACCAGCACCGCGGGCAGGTTGTTGATGACATTGGCCAGCACGGCGGCCAGCGCCGCGATCCCGAGCAGGGCCGCAAGCCCCGTGCCGTCGGGGATGAGATGGCCCAGGGCCGTGTCGAGCCCGTTGTCGACGACCGCGCGGACCACGATCCCGAGCGCCAGCACGAAGGCCAGGAACGGCACCGAGACGGACCGCAGCAGCGCCTTGGGGGATGTGCTGCGCCGCAACAGGGCCCGCACGGCGAGGACCACCGCGCCGGCCAGGGCCGCCCAGGCGGGATCGATGCCCACGGCCGACGTCAGCACGAACCCGGCCAGCGTGCACCCCACGGTCACCAGGGCGAACAGCGGCAGTTCGGGGGCGTCGGCGGTGTGCGGGGCCTGCGCCCCGGCGTCCAGGTCGGTGGCGAAGAAGCGCCGGAAGACGACGTACTCCACGGCGATCGCGGCCACCCACGGCAGCGCCATCAGCGCGGCGAACCGGGTGAAGCTGAGCCCGCTGGCGGCGAACGCCAGCAGGTTGGTCAGGTTGGACACCGGCAGGAGCAGGGAGGCCGTGTTGGAGAGGTGCGTGCAGGCGTAGACGTGCGGCTTGGGGCGCGCCCCGAGCCGGGCCGCCGTCGCGAACACCACCGGCGTGAGCAGCACCACCGTGGCGTCAAGGCTCAGTACGGCCGTGATCGCCGACGCGGCCAGGAACACCTGCATCAGCAGGCGGCGCGGCCGGCCCGCGGCCGTACGTGCCATCCACGCCCCGCAGGCCTGGAACAGCCCCTCGTCGTCGCAGAGTTGGGCGAGGACCAGTACGGCCGCGAGGAAGCCGATCACCGGCCCGAGCCGTTCGGCCTCGTCCAGCGCGTGGTCCGGGGAGATCGCGCCGGTCGCCACCACCAGCGCCGCGGCCGGTACGGCGACCACGGCCTCCGGCCAGTTGAAGGGACGGACGACGGCACAGACCAGCACGAGCACGAGCATGGCCACGGACAGCGTCTCGGCGAGCGGGGTGTTCAGGTTCGGTCCTTCCGTGCAGCGACGGCCGGGCCGCCGGTGGATCACGCCGCACGGTACTCCGTGAAGGTGAGCCGAGTCCGACGTCGGCTCCCCGACGCCCCGGCCGACCCGCACCGGCGGAGCGTCAGACGTCGCCCTGCGCCTCCCCGTCCGGCCGGAAGGTGACCGCGTGGCCCGAGAAGCGGGCGCTGAGGCCGTCGGCCGTGGGGGTGACCGAACGCAGGTGCAGGCCTTCGGGGATGTTCCGCAGCTGGATCGGCCGCTCGAAGACCTTGTCGAGGACCGCGCTCCCGACGCCGGGCAACGCCCCGCCCGAGACGGTGAAGTCGTCGAAGGCGATGCGGTTTCCGGAGTCCGCCGCCACGGTCGTCGTCACGGTGACCTCCTCGCCGAGAGGCAGGAGGACGACCGCGCTCACCCGGCCCGGGCTGCGGCCCTGGGAGATCTCCAGGCCGAGCGCGTTCGAGACGTCCTCGTACGACAGGAACGCGGTCGCCTCCGCGCTGCGGGCCCGTGCCTCGCTGTCGTCGTCGGACTTCGTCAACCCGTTGAGCCGGAGGCGGAGTTCGCTCACCGGCAGCGGGCGCGTGGTTCCGCGGGCCGGTATGTCGTGGGCGGTGATGTCGACGTGGTCCAGGGGGCCGGACGCCGCCTGCGTCACGACGGGGAAGCCGCGGACGTGCACCTCGGGCTCGACGGGTGTGCCCATGCCTTCCTGGAACGCCTTCGCCGTACGTGACTCGATGCGCGCCGCCACGAACCGGTCGGCGGCGACGGGGAGGAGGACCAGCGTGACCAGGGCGGCGACGGCGACGGCGGTCGCTCGACGGAGGTTACGGCGAGGCCGGGGGTGGTGGGGCTCGCTCGGATCCATCGGCTCGTGCGGGGTGTACGGCTCGTAGGCGTGGTCGGGACCGTAGCCATGGTCGGGGTCGTAGCCGGGGTTGTACTCGTAGTCGTGTCCGTGCTGTTGGGACCGGCGCATGGGCGGTTGCCTCCTCAGCGGGGTCGGTGGGGCGGACGGATCCGGTCGGTGGCGTGCAGTTGCCGGACCGTGGCGGCGGCGGTGTCGCTGTCGACTCCGGCGGCGATCAGCGCGGCGGTGGCGGCGGCGGTGTCGCTGTCGACTCCGGCGGCGATCAGCGCGGCGGTGGCGGCGCCCGTGCCGTCGTCGGCCCAGATGCCGGAGTTGACCGTGCCGAGCAGTGCGAGCAGGTGGGCCTCGATGGCGCCGCTGAGCGGGCCGGGCGGTACGGCGCCGTGGAAGACGCCCTGGCGCTGTCCCTCGGCGAGGATGCCGGCGACCCGCTCGCGGGCCGGGGCGAGCAGGTCGCTCACCTGCTCGCTGCCCAGGTCCTGGCGGGCGAGGCCCATCAGCGTGCGGTAGCAGTCGCCGACCGGCCACAGGGTGAGGACGAAGTGGGCGAGGGCGCTCGCGGGGCCGGGGTGGGGTGCCCCCGGGCCGGTGGCGCTCGCATCGCCCCCGCTCGTACGGGCCCCGTGCGTGCTGGCCTCGTGCGTGGTGGCCTCGTGCGGGGTGGCCTCGTACGTATCAGCGACAGCAAGGCGTATCGCCTCCGCCGCCTCCCCCGCGAGCCCCTCCACCAGCGCCGCCCGGCCGGTGAAGTGCGTGTAGACGGTGCGCCGTGCCACCCCGGCGGCCTCGGCGATGTCGCCGAGGCTGCAGTCGGGGTTGCGGCCCAGTTCCCGCAGGGCCGCGTCCAGGATGCGGGCGCGGGTGGCACGCGTCGTACGGCGGCGGCGTACGGGGTGCGGGGCTGTCGGGCTGGTCACGTCGGCACCTCGGTGCGGAGGGAGGGGGTCGGGTGGGCTCACCGGCGATATTTGCACATCGACGGGCAAGAAACTAGTCTGCTCACTGATGTGCAAATAACTCACCCTCCCAGGGAGTCCCCGTGCCCTTCCTTGCCACCACACCCGTCGAGAAGATGACCGGGCCGTACACACGGCGCTGGTGGGCACTGCTCGTGCTCTGCCTGAGCCTGCTGATCGTCGTCATGGCGAACACGTCGCTGATCGTGGCCGCGCCCGACATGACCCGGGACCTGGACCTCACCAGCAGCGACCTGCAGTGGGTGATCGACGGCTACACCGTCCCGTACGCGGCGCTGATGCTCGTCCTGGGCGCGATCGGCGACAAGTACAGCCGTCGCGGCGCCCTGATCGTGGGTCTGCTGATCTTCGCGGGCGGGTCCGTGATGGGCAGCCTGGTCGACGAGACGGCTCTGGTCATCGCCGCCCGCGCGGTCATGGGAGTCGGTGCCGCCGTCGTCATGCCGGCCACCTTGTCCCTGCTGGTCGCGATCTTCCCTCGCGGTGAGCGCGCCAAGGCCATCACGGGCTGGACCGCCACCTCGGGTCTGGCCATCGCCGTGGGCCCGCTGGTCGCCGGCTGGCTCCTGGAGGACCACGCCTGGGGGTCGACCTTCCTGATCAACGTGCCCATCGCGATCGTCGCCGTCATCGGCGCGCTGGCGCTCGTACCGCCGTCGAAGGCGGCGGGCATGGGCCGGATCGACTACGTCGGCGGTCTGCTGTCCATCGTCTCCGTCGGCTCCCTCGTCTACGCGGCCATCGAGGGCCCGCACTTCGGCTGGGGCGCCGGCCCGATCGCCGCGGCCGTGGCCGCCGGTGTCGGCCTGCTGGCCTTCGTCGCCTGGGAGCTGCGTCACCCGCACCCGATGCTGGACGTGCGCAAGTTCGCCCAGCGGCCGTTCAGCGGCTCGATGCTCGCGGTGCTGTTCTTCTTCTTCGGCACCTTCGGCTCGCTCTACTACGCCACGCAGTACCTCCAGTTCGTCCTCGGCCACGGTGCGCTGGAGACCGGCGTACGGCTGCTGCCGCTGGCCGGTGCCGTGTTCGTCGGCGCC is a window from the Streptomyces sp. NBC_00299 genome containing:
- a CDS encoding tellurite resistance TerB family protein; this encodes MAMWDRIKDQAKGLQQQAQAGRSSGGHGRPGSGSSGGSKAQLVSALKTQLTSLKTELKSGAYRDASMAMCALVAAADGNVDPAERQHVESLILNNDVLQNFPSEQLRQRFNKHVDQLSFNFQQGKTEALQEIAKAAKKPTEARAVVQTGFVVAGADGYIAPAEEQVLREACATLNLSPQEFGL
- a CDS encoding VOC family protein — its product is MTYAGNVENEVRRIRPQQFHETTGLEDWRVLGEGACAHFRTGSFAAGVQLVQAIGELAAAGDGVPDVDVRADAVDVRVVTLTDEYFGLTERDVELAREISAVARRLGIPADPSAVQTVQVTVDALDGPAVVAFWRALLGYEDRAGSPEDLVDPRRRGAPFYFQELDAPRPQRNTLHVDVWVPHDRAEARVEAAIAAGGRLVDDTHAPSLWILADPEGNEACVGVAGPPAMRGAEDEAAGAA
- a CDS encoding universal stress protein; this translates as MTVVVWIVEGTWPACVDAARRHAPEDAEVVLLHVTGHEVADAAHGAFAGLLGRGRPERDPGTRVEHLAAASAESLLQAAAERLDRPCTRVERSGRVEREVVAATEGAELLVLARDGDRATLGPHSLGPASRFVVDHAPCPLLLVWPEPAPDLTTMPPPPPHPPHHA
- a CDS encoding SLC13 family permease — its product is MNTPLAETLSVAMLVLVLVCAVVRPFNWPEAVVAVPAAALVVATGAISPDHALDEAERLGPVIGFLAAVLVLAQLCDDEGLFQACGAWMARTAAGRPRRLLMQVFLAASAITAVLSLDATVVLLTPVVFATAARLGARPKPHVYACTHLSNTASLLLPVSNLTNLLAFAASGLSFTRFAALMALPWVAAIAVEYVVFRRFFATDLDAGAQAPHTADAPELPLFALVTVGCTLAGFVLTSAVGIDPAWAALAGAVVLAVRALLRRSTSPKALLRSVSVPFLAFVLALGIVVRAVVDNGLDTALGHLIPDGTGLAALLGIAALAAVLANVINNLPAVLVLLPLAAGSGPGAVLAVLLGVNIGPNLTYAGSLATLLWRRIVHAHDAEVELGEFTRLGLYAVPASLLAAVLALWASLAVIGGG
- a CDS encoding LmeA family phospholipid-binding protein, encoding MRRSQQHGHDYEYNPGYDPDHGYGPDHAYEPYTPHEPMDPSEPHHPRPRRNLRRATAVAVAALVTLVLLPVAADRFVAARIESRTAKAFQEGMGTPVEPEVHVRGFPVVTQAASGPLDHVDITAHDIPARGTTRPLPVSELRLRLNGLTKSDDDSEARARSAEATAFLSYEDVSNALGLEISQGRSPGRVSAVVLLPLGEEVTVTTTVAADSGNRIAFDDFTVSGGALPGVGSAVLDKVFERPIQLRNIPEGLHLRSVTPTADGLSARFSGHAVTFRPDGEAQGDV
- a CDS encoding TetR/AcrR family transcriptional regulator codes for the protein MTSPTAPHPVRRRRTTRATRARILDAALRELGRNPDCSLGDIAEAAGVARRTVYTHFTGRAALVEGLAGEAAEAIRLAVADTYEATPHEATTHEASTHGARTSGGDASATGPGAPHPGPASALAHFVLTLWPVGDCYRTLMGLARQDLGSEQVSDLLAPARERVAGILAEGQRQGVFHGAVPPGPLSGAIEAHLLALLGTVNSGIWADDGTGAATAALIAAGVDSDTAAATAALIAAGVDSDTAAATVRQLHATDRIRPPHRPR
- a CDS encoding MFS transporter, coding for MPFLATTPVEKMTGPYTRRWWALLVLCLSLLIVVMANTSLIVAAPDMTRDLDLTSSDLQWVIDGYTVPYAALMLVLGAIGDKYSRRGALIVGLLIFAGGSVMGSLVDETALVIAARAVMGVGAAVVMPATLSLLVAIFPRGERAKAITGWTATSGLAIAVGPLVAGWLLEDHAWGSTFLINVPIAIVAVIGALALVPPSKAAGMGRIDYVGGLLSIVSVGSLVYAAIEGPHFGWGAGPIAAAVAAGVGLLAFVAWELRHPHPMLDVRKFAQRPFSGSMLAVLFFFFGTFGSLYYATQYLQFVLGHGALETGVRLLPLAGAVFVGAAVTGRLTPKLGVKAMVVSGMLIGTVGVFLLTRIDQGSSYTDFLASLIMLGFAIGLSVSPATDTIMGSFPESELGVGGGANDTSLELGGALGIAILGSLLGTAYRDKLSDLIGGQLPHSALETAKDSVGGGLAVAEQVAKNPAGGAQQAQALIDAVHEAFAHGVAQTSLIGGIIMAAGTLIVLAVLPGHRKAGRHRSEDALEKPEPQETQGTQESRDSQEAHTGGAV